In Mycolicibacterium sp. TY81, the following proteins share a genomic window:
- a CDS encoding methyltransferase domain-containing protein, translating into MSTVKTMQRQGRSAGRGVTLARRAIAAVRTLSEVDGSLPNERQRAVLQAFPGWGPVAPLFDAEPAGAWAALADELDDVVGQAGEVMSSAADVVDTSFFTPPALVGHVWEVLRSAGFSGGSVLDLGCGTGAFFEHVPEDLAVSVTGVEADPISARIARVLHPGATIITGELQKVSLPHKRFDAAIGNVPFSGSRVYDGATGFYGALHEYCVTRAVSAVRPGGYVVVVTSRHEMDSAHGLSSTIASEADLIAAVRLPSKYFSSSGTDVIADVLILRVRGDDGSHGWKSPRGDRTTTLAGTVGDRWCREVVSRFWEDHPELVAGTMRLTGFDRQPLAVDADEPEAAVAAAFEAVKPLLVPYAAGVEPLADLGDIRLTDDQGRKDGSLHIVDDQVVRVSDGALTVIPRASAELRALIGLRDAAVALMEAESDWDCPASTLEPLRTACRESYQRYVARYGALNRGVSTVGKVDPETDMPRLGWRTPPLGGFRQDPDAPLVFALERFDQESGEASPAPILLRRVNKRPEAATRAATAGEALAISMGEGRGLDLTRIAGLLGLDDPEAAFEALGELAYRNPRDGRPLIARDYLCGDVRTKLGEALAAAATDPQFTRNVTALEAVQPTWLGREDIRIELGSPWVTTGDVVDFCKEVFGVGVRVEHVAPLAAWDVTAHGRVSPEAQIAYSTARLGAVDLLQIGLNGAAPVVVDEFYDEVARKNRSVRNADATEAAEQKLAAIKERFSLWIWEDASREQRIVDRYNHEMNAHVLRRHDGSHLTFPGLADGVELWPWQSDFVDRAVSTPAAFCAHEVSLGKTLTAITLAMTLRQFGLAQRICFSVPNHLIEQATRQCYQAWPSGRFLIVSRDDLHGDARRRFAARIATGDWDLVIMTHEAFSSIPVPPSVEWAWRQDQLGALKNYARHAGHRSKRIASAVRSLEGRIEKLRDQYNDPNQITFGQLGFDYLIVDEADRFRRLQVTTRADGFSLGQSKRALDLYLKLSLLRRAKPDRPYASLMTGTPFTNTLAESYVWQTMLAPEQLERTGLTHFDAWAAQFVRYEVLIETSPDGSGFRSKRRPSVIQNVPELRTMLSEFMSMVRADAVGLPRPEVQREMKLTEPTARQGEFMGTLVERADNVRARRSCADDDNMLLICGDGRKVALDPNLVGIKENAPKLDGVAELVAEIYHRTKDLTYEGSSTPGALQLVLCDLGTPKKGDTQSYGRIRAGLIDRGVPAEKVRFVHEASMPKAREALFAACRDGRISVLIGSTPKVGIGTNIQHRMIALHHVDPTWTAAAWEQRNGRLRRNGNQHALVYIYSHVARGTFDAYMFGTIERKSRGFEQLYRPDGQAREIEDLGGDGTLTFSELKAAAAGNDLVMRQHELTVKIRGLRLAHVTVQQNVRTLQHQAATAQASAAAAADRIKRLHELAGRRAALTDVDLSRVAEEACIVREPGRYYSSYRGEWNDDGVCISIADTDPGQRLELQLNYHTVWTEVLPAKVRRRGPRAVQAWAQQQVTGWIGRLDQEIAATEERRNDALRQSQDARDTAAATDIREPAELAVAIAELAEVNKAITAALARDDGAEAA; encoded by the coding sequence ATGTCGACCGTGAAAACTATGCAGCGTCAGGGCCGTTCGGCTGGTCGGGGGGTGACGTTGGCGCGTAGAGCGATTGCCGCGGTGCGGACGCTCTCCGAGGTTGACGGCTCCCTACCGAATGAGCGGCAGCGCGCCGTGCTGCAGGCGTTTCCGGGTTGGGGGCCGGTGGCTCCGCTGTTTGATGCTGAGCCTGCCGGGGCGTGGGCTGCGTTGGCCGACGAACTCGATGATGTTGTCGGCCAAGCTGGTGAAGTGATGTCCTCGGCCGCTGACGTCGTGGACACATCGTTCTTCACCCCGCCGGCGTTGGTTGGGCACGTCTGGGAGGTGTTGCGGTCCGCCGGATTCAGCGGCGGGTCGGTGCTTGATCTGGGCTGCGGAACGGGGGCGTTCTTCGAGCATGTGCCGGAGGACCTGGCGGTGTCTGTGACGGGCGTAGAGGCGGATCCGATCTCTGCGAGAATCGCGCGGGTGCTGCATCCCGGCGCGACCATCATCACCGGGGAGCTGCAGAAAGTGTCGCTGCCGCACAAGCGGTTTGATGCCGCGATCGGAAATGTTCCGTTCTCGGGCTCGCGGGTGTACGACGGTGCCACCGGGTTTTACGGCGCGCTGCATGAGTACTGCGTGACACGAGCGGTTTCAGCGGTGCGCCCGGGCGGATACGTGGTGGTGGTGACATCGCGGCATGAGATGGACAGCGCACACGGCTTGTCCTCGACCATTGCCAGTGAGGCTGATCTGATCGCGGCGGTGCGGTTGCCGTCGAAGTACTTCAGCTCGTCCGGTACGGATGTGATCGCTGACGTCCTGATCCTGCGGGTTCGCGGCGATGACGGTTCCCACGGGTGGAAGTCGCCGCGCGGCGACCGCACGACGACTCTTGCCGGGACGGTGGGCGATCGCTGGTGCCGCGAGGTGGTGAGCCGATTCTGGGAGGACCATCCCGAACTTGTGGCCGGCACGATGCGGCTGACTGGCTTTGATCGCCAACCCCTGGCAGTAGACGCCGACGAGCCCGAGGCCGCCGTGGCGGCCGCATTCGAGGCGGTCAAGCCGCTGCTGGTGCCGTATGCGGCTGGCGTGGAGCCCTTGGCTGATCTCGGAGATATCCGACTGACCGACGACCAGGGCCGCAAAGACGGGTCGCTGCATATCGTCGACGACCAGGTTGTCCGGGTCAGTGACGGCGCCCTGACCGTGATTCCCCGGGCCAGCGCCGAGCTGCGCGCACTGATCGGTCTCCGGGATGCCGCGGTAGCACTGATGGAAGCCGAATCGGACTGGGACTGCCCGGCGTCAACCCTGGAGCCGCTGCGCACCGCATGCCGTGAGTCCTACCAGCGGTACGTGGCGCGCTATGGCGCACTCAATCGCGGGGTCAGCACGGTCGGGAAGGTCGACCCGGAGACGGATATGCCCCGCTTGGGATGGCGCACACCCCCACTCGGCGGCTTTCGGCAAGACCCCGATGCTCCGCTGGTCTTTGCACTCGAACGATTCGATCAGGAGAGCGGGGAGGCCTCGCCCGCGCCGATCCTGCTGCGGCGGGTCAACAAGCGGCCCGAGGCGGCGACGCGCGCGGCGACGGCGGGCGAGGCGCTAGCCATCAGCATGGGTGAGGGCAGGGGCTTGGACCTGACGCGGATCGCCGGACTGTTGGGCCTTGACGATCCAGAGGCGGCGTTCGAGGCGCTGGGGGAGTTGGCCTACCGCAACCCTCGCGATGGCCGGCCGCTGATCGCCCGTGACTATCTGTGCGGCGATGTGCGGACCAAGCTCGGAGAGGCGTTGGCGGCCGCGGCCACGGATCCGCAGTTCACCCGCAACGTAACCGCGCTGGAAGCGGTACAACCGACGTGGCTCGGCCGCGAGGACATCCGCATTGAACTGGGCTCGCCATGGGTCACGACCGGTGACGTCGTCGACTTCTGCAAGGAGGTCTTTGGGGTCGGTGTCCGTGTGGAACACGTTGCGCCGCTGGCCGCGTGGGACGTCACCGCACACGGCCGAGTGTCGCCGGAGGCGCAGATCGCCTACAGCACGGCGCGCCTGGGAGCGGTGGACCTGTTGCAGATCGGCCTCAACGGGGCGGCGCCGGTGGTTGTCGATGAGTTCTATGACGAGGTCGCGCGGAAAAACAGGTCGGTGCGGAATGCGGACGCCACCGAGGCGGCGGAACAGAAGCTCGCGGCAATCAAAGAGCGGTTCTCGCTGTGGATTTGGGAGGACGCGTCGCGCGAGCAGCGGATCGTTGATCGCTATAACCACGAGATGAATGCTCATGTGTTGCGCCGGCACGACGGGTCGCATCTGACGTTCCCGGGATTGGCCGACGGAGTCGAGCTGTGGCCCTGGCAATCGGACTTCGTTGACCGTGCCGTTTCGACTCCCGCGGCTTTTTGCGCGCACGAGGTGTCGCTTGGGAAGACCCTTACTGCGATCACTTTGGCGATGACGCTGCGGCAATTCGGTTTGGCTCAACGAATTTGCTTCAGCGTGCCCAACCACCTCATAGAGCAGGCAACGCGTCAGTGCTACCAGGCATGGCCGTCGGGGCGATTCTTGATCGTGAGTCGCGACGACCTGCACGGGGATGCTCGCCGCCGGTTCGCGGCTCGAATCGCCACGGGCGATTGGGATCTAGTGATCATGACCCACGAGGCTTTCTCGTCTATCCCGGTGCCGCCCAGCGTCGAGTGGGCGTGGCGTCAGGACCAGCTAGGTGCCTTGAAGAACTATGCGCGGCATGCGGGGCACAGAAGCAAGCGCATCGCTTCGGCTGTGCGGTCGCTGGAGGGGCGAATCGAGAAGCTGCGTGATCAGTACAACGATCCGAACCAGATCACGTTTGGGCAGTTGGGGTTTGATTACCTCATCGTCGACGAAGCCGACCGTTTTCGTCGGTTGCAGGTCACTACGCGCGCGGATGGGTTCTCCCTCGGGCAGTCCAAGCGAGCCTTGGACCTGTATCTGAAACTGTCGCTGCTGCGCAGAGCGAAGCCCGATCGACCCTATGCCTCCTTGATGACGGGAACGCCCTTCACGAACACGCTCGCCGAAAGTTATGTTTGGCAAACGATGCTCGCACCGGAGCAGCTGGAGCGCACCGGGTTGACCCACTTTGACGCGTGGGCAGCACAATTCGTTCGCTACGAAGTGCTGATCGAGACCAGCCCAGATGGGTCGGGCTTCCGATCCAAGCGCCGGCCGTCTGTGATACAGAACGTGCCGGAACTTCGGACCATGCTGTCAGAGTTCATGTCCATGGTCCGCGCCGACGCGGTCGGCCTGCCGCGACCGGAAGTGCAGCGGGAAATGAAGCTCACCGAACCCACGGCGCGCCAGGGCGAATTCATGGGCACGCTCGTGGAGCGTGCCGACAATGTGCGGGCCCGGCGATCCTGCGCTGATGACGACAACATGTTGCTCATCTGCGGCGACGGCCGCAAGGTGGCCCTTGACCCGAATCTAGTTGGCATCAAGGAGAATGCGCCCAAACTCGACGGTGTCGCAGAGCTGGTGGCGGAGATCTATCACAGAACCAAGGATCTGACCTACGAAGGGTCTTCGACTCCGGGGGCGCTGCAGCTGGTGTTGTGCGACTTGGGCACACCGAAAAAGGGGGACACCCAGAGCTACGGCCGGATTCGCGCGGGTCTGATCGATCGCGGTGTACCGGCCGAGAAGGTTCGGTTTGTGCACGAAGCGTCGATGCCGAAGGCTCGAGAAGCCCTGTTCGCGGCATGCCGGGACGGCCGGATTTCCGTTCTGATTGGTTCCACCCCAAAAGTGGGAATTGGAACCAACATTCAGCATCGCATGATCGCGCTGCACCACGTTGACCCAACCTGGACGGCTGCGGCCTGGGAGCAGCGCAATGGGCGCCTGCGGCGCAACGGCAATCAGCACGCGCTTGTGTACATCTACTCTCACGTGGCGCGAGGGACGTTCGACGCCTACATGTTTGGCACGATCGAACGGAAGTCGCGTGGCTTTGAGCAGCTGTACCGCCCTGACGGCCAGGCACGGGAAATTGAGGACCTTGGCGGCGATGGCACGCTGACGTTTAGCGAGCTCAAAGCCGCGGCCGCAGGTAACGATCTGGTCATGCGTCAGCACGAGTTGACCGTGAAGATTCGGGGCCTGCGTCTGGCGCACGTGACGGTCCAGCAGAACGTGCGGACCCTGCAGCACCAAGCCGCGACGGCCCAAGCCTCTGCGGCTGCCGCCGCAGATCGGATCAAACGCCTGCACGAGCTGGCCGGGCGCCGCGCAGCCCTCACCGATGTCGACTTGTCGCGTGTCGCAGAAGAGGCGTGCATCGTGCGGGAACCCGGACGCTACTACTCGTCGTATCGCGGTGAGTGGAACGACGATGGGGTATGCATCAGCATCGCGGATACCGACCCGGGGCAGCGGCTCGAACTGCAACTCAACTACCACACCGTGTGGACCGAGGTCTTGCCGGCCAAGGTTCGCCGACGCGGCCCGCGAGCAGTGCAAGCATGGGCACAGCAACAGGTTACGGGCTGGATCGGCAGATTGGATCAGGAGATCGCCGCCACTGAGGAGCGCCGCAACGACGCTCTGCGGCAGTCCCAGGACGCTCGCGACACTGCGGCGGCTACCGATATTCGCGAGCCCGCCGAGCTCGCCGTAGCGATCGCCGAGCTCGCCGAAGTGAACAAGGCCATCACCGCAGCGTTGGCCCGCGACGACGGGGCGGAGGCGGCCTAG
- a CDS encoding ATP-binding protein codes for MRFAEPISTLVSTATEMPTMTSRVDPQGARRMMEMLVNLYADRRLAVVREYVSNAVDATRAAGSGEPVTVTTPTLIEPNLVVTDRGTGMSMGEVEATFLAFAASSKRDSNELIGGLGVGAKSAWTLAESFLVDTVKGGQRTTVRAARNLEHQVLVAGEPSDLPDGTTIIVPVEVAGHVDTWNRIVREVASAHDPGAVLVDGAAVESLAGGPTWIGPVSCRRVQRQDRAAVIVRSGGTLFSAVPEVTSRVLESTRLAACVIELPIGSFDHTPSRESVIASDRTMAAVDAALKQYRVAYEALAQRITKLAATDVAAAVTLRTDTLGTVGKNAMLPIPFHVCVPAGSGAWTVRTTSGRPRWERVNGLPDDRFEAVTAPTEFLKTLVVSGVPAGRVLSRFAKYLDENHPTVWRVIAVPEGQKTVPLTVLAPGLRKTDQTWEVGAETKGIAAHYTWEQWNAAMAARRTVRGPVNGYDCFVIDIDGATPRSVTLSGPQIADLGVPVVYTDGERPARAASGQPAMAMVYLGRRKTGPLLAAVPAAMDRAEWIAGRFDAMTAGWSPTDRSHRVESAPRSRGRIAAGPVTTSPIPTIAIGNSLRSLAIGDRV; via the coding sequence ATGCGTTTTGCCGAGCCGATTTCGACTCTGGTCAGCACTGCCACGGAGATGCCCACGATGACGAGTCGGGTAGATCCGCAGGGTGCACGCCGGATGATGGAAATGCTGGTCAATTTGTATGCGGACCGCCGTTTGGCGGTGGTGCGCGAGTATGTGTCCAACGCCGTCGATGCCACTCGTGCAGCGGGCAGCGGGGAGCCGGTCACAGTGACTACACCGACCCTGATCGAACCGAATCTCGTTGTGACTGACCGAGGTACGGGCATGTCAATGGGGGAGGTGGAAGCGACGTTCCTGGCGTTCGCTGCGTCAAGCAAGCGAGACAGTAACGAGTTGATCGGCGGATTGGGTGTCGGCGCGAAATCTGCCTGGACACTGGCCGAGTCATTCCTGGTCGATACCGTCAAAGGCGGACAGCGCACCACAGTGCGCGCGGCCCGCAACTTGGAGCATCAGGTACTGGTAGCCGGTGAGCCGAGTGACCTGCCTGACGGGACCACCATCATCGTTCCTGTCGAAGTCGCCGGACACGTCGATACCTGGAATCGGATCGTCCGTGAGGTCGCTAGCGCTCACGACCCTGGGGCGGTCCTGGTGGACGGCGCGGCGGTAGAGAGTCTGGCTGGCGGCCCGACATGGATCGGACCGGTGTCATGCCGCCGCGTGCAGCGACAGGACCGCGCGGCGGTCATCGTGCGTAGCGGCGGCACCCTGTTCTCGGCGGTGCCGGAGGTCACCAGTCGCGTCCTGGAAAGCACGCGACTGGCGGCGTGCGTGATCGAGTTACCAATCGGTTCATTCGATCACACACCCAGCCGGGAGTCAGTGATCGCGTCCGACCGGACGATGGCTGCTGTTGATGCCGCGCTCAAACAGTACAGAGTCGCGTATGAAGCTCTGGCACAGCGCATTACGAAATTGGCCGCTACCGACGTTGCCGCTGCGGTGACGCTGCGAACCGACACCCTTGGCACTGTCGGCAAGAACGCGATGTTGCCGATCCCGTTTCACGTCTGCGTGCCCGCTGGATCGGGAGCCTGGACCGTACGCACTACGTCCGGACGCCCGCGCTGGGAACGGGTCAACGGACTACCCGACGACCGATTTGAGGCGGTAACCGCACCGACCGAGTTCTTGAAAACCCTTGTCGTTTCTGGTGTTCCGGCTGGACGGGTGTTGTCGCGCTTCGCCAAGTATCTGGACGAGAATCACCCGACGGTCTGGCGAGTGATCGCTGTGCCGGAAGGGCAGAAGACCGTGCCTTTGACCGTCTTGGCCCCCGGTCTGCGCAAAACCGACCAGACCTGGGAAGTCGGAGCCGAGACGAAGGGCATAGCGGCCCATTACACGTGGGAACAGTGGAATGCTGCGATGGCCGCTCGACGAACTGTGCGGGGGCCGGTGAACGGTTACGACTGCTTTGTCATCGACATCGACGGTGCCACTCCGCGTTCAGTCACGCTGAGCGGCCCGCAGATCGCTGATCTCGGCGTCCCGGTCGTCTACACCGATGGCGAGAGACCGGCGCGTGCAGCGAGCGGTCAGCCAGCGATGGCGATGGTGTATCTGGGCAGGCGCAAGACCGGACCCCTGCTAGCAGCGGTACCGGCGGCGATGGACCGGGCTGAGTGGATCGCAGGCCGATTCGACGCGATGACTGCGGGCTGGTCACCGACTGACCGCAGTCATCGCGTCGAATCGGCGCCGCGATCCCGCGGTCGCATCGCCGCCGGGCCGGTCACAACATCGCCAATTCCCACCATCGCCATCGGCAACTCGCTGCGATCTCTCGCCATCGGCGACCGGGTTTGA
- a CDS encoding transposase, which produces MTIGGLGVRLARLQAEGQALTGKIARLTNLAATAPELTQARLMTKIAVLRDHRRAVGAKRARINRDMAFDFAATMTTMATASGAGVIAVEDLRDLESRGHGPVNNNRAAQSARRRAVAALEHTAAKAGLEVVMCPPRGTSANCPGCDQELTRPGGYHTATCTECGIRLANRDQIAGQNIAKRVLLAKTKIKRPKGKSKRVSTVAHQPVRRTRDKTTTTPKQRRHKRVRNTTPTQLASDQHPITPARTASVWDRDQPTANPAARTSAQPIPGTSDTHVSASVRDR; this is translated from the coding sequence ATGACGATCGGGGGACTGGGTGTGCGGCTGGCCCGGCTGCAGGCCGAAGGTCAGGCGCTGACGGGCAAGATTGCCCGGCTCACCAACCTCGCCGCCACCGCACCTGAACTGACGCAGGCCCGACTGATGACGAAAATCGCTGTCCTGCGCGATCACCGCCGCGCCGTGGGAGCCAAGCGGGCGCGGATCAACCGGGACATGGCATTCGATTTCGCGGCAACCATGACCACGATGGCCACCGCCTCGGGTGCCGGGGTAATAGCCGTGGAAGATCTGCGTGACCTCGAATCGCGCGGGCATGGACCGGTCAATAACAACCGTGCCGCCCAATCTGCACGCCGGCGTGCGGTCGCGGCGCTGGAACATACCGCCGCCAAGGCGGGCCTGGAAGTGGTGATGTGCCCACCCCGGGGCACCTCCGCGAACTGCCCGGGCTGCGACCAGGAACTGACCCGCCCCGGCGGCTACCACACCGCAACCTGCACCGAGTGCGGTATCCGCCTGGCGAACCGGGATCAGATCGCCGGGCAGAACATCGCCAAACGGGTTCTGCTGGCCAAGACGAAAATCAAACGGCCCAAAGGCAAATCGAAACGCGTCAGCACCGTGGCGCACCAACCAGTGCGCAGAACCCGAGACAAGACCACCACCACCCCGAAACAACGGCGCCACAAACGCGTCCGCAACACCACCCCCACCCAACTGGCCAGCGACCAGCACCCGATCACTCCTGCACGCACAGCGTCCGTGTGGGACAGAGACCAGCCAACTGCCAACCCGGCAGCACGCACCTCTGCACAACCGATCCCCGGCACCAGCGACACCCACGTGTCAGCAAGTGTCAGAGACCGATAG